The following coding sequences are from one Bacteroidales bacterium window:
- a CDS encoding cysteine dioxygenase family protein: MKTLPHSIQNIITKLKTNKVTENITLIKIIENAGISKDELLKYATFNHCKTESYGRNTLYQDKNFGIYIMSWAPGDFTGIHSHGHSEWGVVYSLGDADHRTYKVNGNKVELETSEIIPEGTAAPVCGDLVHAMGNLSDKSFLTLHIYGSNSYSGVITEDSKLYEIEKDRIRTTVGPAYLNISDTFCKKDVQGIETCKKTKDDYYKLINSTLLS; encoded by the coding sequence ATGAAAACTCTGCCTCATTCAATTCAAAATATTATTACAAAACTTAAAACTAATAAAGTAACAGAAAACATTACTCTCATTAAAATTATCGAAAATGCCGGAATTTCAAAAGATGAACTTTTAAAATATGCAACATTTAATCATTGCAAAACCGAAAGTTACGGAAGAAACACTTTATATCAAGATAAAAATTTCGGAATTTATATTATGTCTTGGGCTCCCGGCGATTTTACCGGTATTCACAGTCATGGTCATTCTGAATGGGGTGTCGTATATTCTCTCGGAGATGCAGATCACAGAACTTACAAAGTTAACGGAAACAAAGTTGAGCTTGAAACTTCGGAAATTATTCCGGAAGGAACTGCCGCACCTGTATGCGGCGATTTAGTGCATGCCATGGGAAATTTGTCAGATAAATCTTTTTTAACTCTTCACATATACGGATCAAATAGTTACAGCGGTGTCATAACGGAAGATTCAAAATTATATGAAATCGAAAAAGACCGAATACGAACAACCGTAGGTCCTGCATATCTTAATATTTCGGATACATTCTGCAAAAAAGATGTTCAAGGTATTGAAACCTGTAAAAAAACAAAAGATGATTATTACAAACTTATTAATTCTACTTTACTAAGTTAA
- a CDS encoding YceI family protein, protein MKKLTLLLIVLLPALVFAQTKYVTRAGHATLFSTTVAEDISADNYKVTSTINTETGAMVFVIPVQSFEFEKALMQKHFNQEHFMNSSEYPKIKFKGKIQNLSTVKWDTDGKYPVTVEGDLTIRDVTKSISEEGTITVKGNVVTANSVFIVKQITDYHVGKPKKKSMSNNVADDIKITFKGIYTVK, encoded by the coding sequence ATGAAAAAATTAACATTATTATTAATCGTATTATTACCGGCATTAGTTTTTGCTCAAACAAAATATGTAACCAGAGCAGGTCATGCAACCTTATTTTCAACAACAGTTGCCGAAGATATCTCAGCTGACAATTATAAAGTTACTTCAACAATTAATACGGAAACCGGTGCTATGGTTTTTGTAATACCGGTACAATCTTTTGAGTTTGAAAAAGCATTAATGCAAAAACATTTTAATCAAGAGCATTTTATGAATTCATCAGAATATCCTAAAATTAAGTTTAAAGGTAAAATTCAAAATTTATCAACAGTAAAATGGGATACAGACGGAAAATACCCTGTAACCGTTGAAGGTGATTTAACAATCAGAGACGTAACAAAATCAATATCAGAAGAAGGAACCATTACCGTTAAAGGAAATGTAGTTACTGCAAATTCTGTATTTATTGTTAAGCAAATTACAGATTATCATGTTGGTAAACCTAAAAAGAAAAGTATGTCTAACAATGTAGCTGATGATATCAAAATCACATTTAAAGGAATTTATACAGTAAAATAA
- a CDS encoding OB-fold putative lipoprotein: MKKSVKYLLFVGIVTIIIIGGIGLYMYYMPHRDVQSEKASYTVKAEQFVNDFMNNISESNAKYLDNVVIVSGTVSEISEDQLKQKVIVLKTENSGVSCTFIKETNANAEKLSAGNQVKIKGIVRMGASYDEDLDLAEYAILEKCDIVK, translated from the coding sequence ATGAAAAAAAGTGTTAAGTATCTTCTGTTTGTAGGAATTGTAACAATCATAATTATCGGAGGCATCGGTTTATACATGTATTATATGCCGCACAGAGATGTTCAAAGCGAAAAAGCAAGTTATACTGTTAAGGCAGAACAATTCGTAAATGATTTTATGAATAATATCAGTGAAAGCAATGCAAAATATCTTGATAATGTTGTTATTGTTTCAGGAACGGTTTCTGAAATAAGTGAAGATCAACTTAAACAAAAAGTTATTGTATTAAAAACTGAAAATTCGGGTGTTAGTTGTACATTTATTAAAGAAACAAATGCCAATGCCGAAAAACTTTCAGCAGGAAATCAAGTTAAAATAAAAGGGATTGTTCGAATGGGAGCGTCCTACGATGAAGATTTAGATCTTGCAGAATATGCAATTCTTGAAAAATGTGACATCGTTAAATAA
- a CDS encoding sigma-70 family RNA polymerase sigma factor, with product MQKKHSSINEWINTYTEDLISWAMHKVSDVESAKDIVQDTFLAVAKNVDKFKKESNPKTWIFSILNNKISDYYRKKYRQDKKVDYDMFSSFFTDSGEWNSEKQPQNWQNNEKNLLDDLEFIEILNYCLEHLPHKFNTVIKMKYYTEKNPEEICQELEISTTNMWQIMHRAKLKLRDCIENGWFKNN from the coding sequence ATGCAAAAAAAACATTCTTCGATTAATGAATGGATTAATACCTATACCGAAGATTTAATTTCTTGGGCGATGCATAAAGTTTCAGATGTTGAAAGTGCAAAAGATATTGTGCAAGATACTTTTCTTGCAGTTGCCAAAAATGTTGATAAATTTAAAAAGGAAAGCAACCCAAAAACATGGATATTTTCTATACTTAACAATAAAATCTCTGATTATTACCGAAAAAAATACAGACAAGATAAAAAAGTTGATTACGATATGTTTTCATCATTTTTTACCGATTCCGGAGAGTGGAATTCTGAAAAACAACCGCAAAATTGGCAAAATAATGAGAAAAATTTATTAGATGACTTAGAGTTCATAGAAATATTAAATTATTGCTTAGAACATCTTCCGCATAAATTTAATACAGTGATAAAGATGAAATATTATACCGAAAAAAATCCTGAAGAAATATGTCAGGAGCTCGAAATCAGTACGACTAATATGTGGCAAATTATGCACAGAGCCAAATTAAAACTGAGAGATTGTATCGAAAACGGCTGGTTTAAAAATAATTAG
- the rluF gene encoding 23S rRNA pseudouridine(2604) synthase RluF, with translation MKEINLIRINKYLSEAGYCSRRAADKLIEEGRVHINGKVPEKGTKVSDSDEIRVDGELISEPKGKLVYIAFNKPVGIVCTTDTKREKDNIIDYINYPKRIFPIGRLDKPSQGLIFLTNDGDIVNKILRARNNHEKEYIVRVNKEVTHNFVKKMSSGIPILDTVTRKCHVEQTGKFEFKIILTQGLNRQIRRMCEYLDYRVKKLKRTRIMNVKLDVPVGKWRDLTEEELAGIYRLSESSSKTHNDKK, from the coding sequence ATGAAAGAGATTAATCTTATCCGAATTAATAAATACTTAAGTGAAGCGGGTTATTGTTCTCGCCGAGCTGCCGATAAATTGATTGAAGAAGGACGTGTGCATATTAACGGCAAAGTTCCTGAAAAAGGAACGAAAGTGTCAGATAGTGACGAAATAAGAGTTGACGGAGAGTTGATTTCAGAACCGAAAGGTAAATTGGTTTATATTGCATTTAATAAACCTGTAGGAATTGTATGCACGACAGACACAAAAAGAGAAAAGGATAATATTATTGATTACATTAATTACCCGAAACGTATTTTTCCGATAGGACGATTAGATAAACCCAGCCAAGGACTTATTTTTTTAACCAATGACGGAGATATTGTCAATAAAATTCTGAGAGCCCGAAACAATCACGAAAAAGAATATATTGTACGTGTAAATAAAGAAGTAACACATAACTTTGTAAAAAAAATGAGCTCAGGTATTCCTATTTTGGATACAGTTACAAGAAAATGTCATGTTGAACAAACCGGTAAATTTGAATTTAAAATTATCTTAACACAGGGATTAAACAGACAAATCCGCCGAATGTGTGAATATTTAGATTACAGAGTTAAAAAACTAAAACGTACCAGAATAATGAATGTAAAATTGGATGTTCCTGTCGGAAAATGGAGAGATTTAACAGAGGAAGAACTTGCCGGAATTTACCGATTATCTGAGTCTTCCTCAAAAACACATAATGATAAAAAATAA
- a CDS encoding ATP-binding cassette domain-containing protein, producing MITVADLGIQFGKQVLFQDVNLKFTAGNCYGIIGANGAGKSTFLKIISGEADPTKGSISLGHGERLSVLKQNHFEFDEVTVLDTVLMGHTVLWKLTQEKNALYKKPNFSEEDGIKAADMEAKFADMDGWNAETEAAILLSGMKIKEAQHNKLMKELSGKEKVRVLLAQALFGKPDNLLLDEPTNDLDLETISWLENYLHNFENTVLVVSHDRYFLDSISTHTVDIDFGKIKIFGGNYSFWYESSQLALRQQKAQNKKAEEKKKELLEFIARFKANVAKSKQTTSRKKMIEKLNFEEIQPSSRKYPGIIFKPERLPGNMVLDVKGLSKSIDGELLFKDVEFTVEKNDKIIVISRNSRAMTAFFEVITGHTEADSGEYKWGQTITKSYLPLDNSEFFKGEDTLVEWLAEFSKDTSELYLRGYLGKMLFSGEEIFKKINVLSGGEKMRCMIARMMLKESNVLILDTPTNHLDLESIQAFNNNLKTFKGNILMSSHDHEFIRSVCNRVIEITPNGMIDKMTDYDEYITSELVKKRQSELYNQSSFLETFTA from the coding sequence ATGATTACAGTTGCAGATTTAGGAATTCAATTCGGGAAACAAGTTCTTTTTCAAGATGTTAATTTAAAATTTACTGCCGGAAATTGTTACGGAATAATAGGTGCAAACGGTGCAGGAAAATCAACTTTTCTTAAAATTATTTCAGGCGAAGCAGACCCCACAAAAGGTTCAATAAGCTTAGGGCACGGAGAACGTCTTTCTGTTTTAAAACAAAACCATTTTGAGTTTGATGAAGTTACCGTTTTAGATACCGTTTTGATGGGACACACGGTTTTGTGGAAACTTACACAAGAAAAAAATGCTTTGTATAAAAAACCGAATTTTTCGGAAGAAGACGGTATAAAAGCTGCTGACATGGAAGCAAAATTTGCCGATATGGACGGTTGGAATGCAGAAACAGAAGCAGCTATTCTTCTAAGCGGAATGAAAATTAAAGAAGCACAACATAATAAATTGATGAAAGAATTGAGCGGGAAAGAAAAAGTTCGTGTTCTTTTAGCACAAGCTTTATTCGGCAAACCGGATAACCTTTTATTAGATGAGCCGACCAACGACCTGGATCTTGAAACCATCAGTTGGCTTGAAAATTATTTACACAATTTTGAAAATACGGTTCTTGTGGTTTCACACGACAGATACTTTTTAGATTCAATTTCAACACATACCGTTGATATTGACTTCGGAAAAATTAAAATTTTCGGCGGAAATTATAGTTTTTGGTACGAATCAAGTCAATTGGCATTGCGACAACAAAAAGCACAGAATAAAAAAGCAGAAGAAAAGAAAAAAGAACTTTTAGAATTTATTGCAAGATTTAAAGCAAATGTAGCAAAATCAAAACAAACTACAAGTCGCAAAAAGATGATTGAGAAACTTAATTTTGAAGAAATACAACCATCCTCAAGAAAATATCCCGGTATTATTTTCAAACCGGAAAGATTGCCCGGCAATATGGTGCTTGATGTAAAAGGTTTATCCAAAAGTATAGACGGAGAACTTTTGTTTAAAGATGTTGAGTTTACTGTTGAAAAAAATGACAAAATTATAGTTATATCAAGAAATTCACGTGCAATGACTGCTTTCTTTGAAGTTATTACAGGGCATACAGAAGCTGATTCCGGGGAATACAAATGGGGGCAAACAATTACAAAATCATACCTTCCTTTGGATAATTCAGAATTTTTTAAGGGGGAAGATACTCTTGTTGAATGGCTTGCGGAATTTTCAAAAGATACAAGCGAATTATATCTCAGAGGCTATCTCGGGAAGATGCTTTTTTCGGGCGAAGAAATTTTTAAAAAAATAAATGTGCTTTCAGGAGGTGAAAAAATGCGTTGCATGATTGCTCGTATGATGCTTAAAGAATCTAATGTTCTTATTTTAGACACACCTACAAACCACCTTGATTTAGAGTCAATACAAGCCTTTAATAATAATCTGAAAACATTTAAAGGTAATATTTTAATGTCATCACACGACCATGAATTTATCAGAAGTGTTTGCAACCGAGTTATAGAAATAACTCCTAACGGCATGATTGACAAGATGACGGATTATGACGAATATATAACAAGTGAACTGGTAAAAAAACGCCAATCAGAATTATATAATCAATCCTCTTTTTTGGAAACTTTTACTGCTTAA
- the nuoE gene encoding NADH-quinone oxidoreductase subunit NuoE, translated as MRVQRIQQKPTVKEQEIEEIDINLINPLIKKHKGKKGSLIPMLQGTQDLFGYIPEEAFLKLSEEAGHELSTMYGVATFYAQFRLAPVGKYVVKVCHGTACHVQNAKKITETLKDVLKVADGETTEDKMFTLESVACLGCCSLAPVMMIGDDTYGKLTDKSTKKVIRQIKNSEK; from the coding sequence ATGAGAGTTCAAAGAATTCAACAAAAACCTACAGTAAAAGAGCAAGAAATTGAAGAAATTGATATAAATTTAATAAACCCTTTAATAAAAAAGCATAAAGGAAAAAAAGGAAGCCTCATTCCTATGCTTCAAGGCACACAAGATTTATTCGGTTATATTCCGGAAGAAGCTTTTCTAAAATTATCCGAAGAAGCAGGACATGAATTAAGCACAATGTACGGTGTTGCAACTTTTTATGCACAATTCAGATTAGCACCTGTCGGCAAATATGTTGTAAAAGTCTGTCACGGAACAGCTTGCCATGTTCAAAATGCAAAAAAAATAACTGAAACATTAAAAGATGTTCTCAAAGTAGCAGACGGTGAAACAACAGAAGATAAAATGTTTACTCTCGAATCTGTTGCATGCCTCGGATGTTGTTCTCTTGCACCTGTTATGATGATAGGAGATGATACCTACGGAAAATTAACAGATAAAAGCACAAAAAAAGTTATCAGACAAATTAAAAATTCAGAAAAATAA
- a CDS encoding NADH-quinone oxidoreductase subunit NuoF, translating into MNKIKAIVGLGSCGIAAGAGKIYDKLNSLVETKTFDVQADKTSCIGMCYREPLVEIVDNNNSYIYGGVDEKMLEEILEKHTKEHTPLEKYIVHADNIKTEDDVFWNGQVKIALRHCGYINPEAIEEYEAKDGYKALRKIADKKVSYDNVIKEVLDSGLRGRGGGGFPTGLKWKFARQSESDEKYIICNADEGDPGAFMDRSLLEGDPHAVIEGMIIGAYAIGANAGVIYCRAEYPLAIVRLNIALEQARKKGYLGKNILGIEGFNLDIYVKEGAGAFVCGEETALIASVEGERGMPRKRPPFPAASGLWKKPTNINNVETLANIPWIIDKGASEYAKYGTEKSKGTKVFALTGKINHGGLVEVPMGMTIHDIVFKLGGGIQDGKEFKAVQLGGPSGGCIPANLDNTIVDYDSVNATGAIMGSGGMVVMDESTCMVDMARFFLDFTQKESCGKCTFCRIGTKRMLEILTKITEGEGQEGDIEKLEELSYQIKDGSLCGLGQTAPNPVLTTIKYFRHEYEAHIKEKRCPAANCTKLLTYEVISDLCTGCTACAVNCPTDAIDGERKEIHFIRQDACINCGMCFSKCNFDAIKVY; encoded by the coding sequence ATGAACAAAATAAAAGCAATAGTCGGACTCGGAAGTTGCGGAATCGCAGCCGGAGCCGGAAAAATATATGACAAATTAAACAGTCTGGTTGAAACAAAAACATTTGATGTTCAGGCAGATAAAACAAGTTGTATCGGTATGTGTTACAGAGAACCGCTTGTTGAAATTGTTGATAATAACAATTCATACATATACGGTGGTGTAGATGAAAAAATGCTGGAAGAAATTCTTGAAAAACACACAAAAGAACACACACCGCTTGAAAAGTATATTGTTCATGCAGATAATATTAAAACAGAGGACGATGTTTTCTGGAACGGACAGGTAAAAATTGCACTTCGACATTGCGGCTACATTAATCCGGAAGCAATTGAAGAATATGAAGCAAAAGACGGTTATAAAGCTCTTCGTAAAATTGCTGATAAAAAAGTTTCCTATGATAATGTAATAAAAGAAGTATTAGACTCAGGACTTCGCGGAAGAGGCGGCGGCGGTTTCCCTACCGGACTAAAATGGAAATTTGCTCGACAAAGCGAATCCGATGAAAAATATATAATCTGTAATGCCGATGAAGGCGATCCCGGAGCATTTATGGACAGATCATTACTCGAAGGCGACCCTCACGCAGTTATCGAAGGAATGATTATCGGAGCTTATGCAATAGGAGCAAATGCCGGTGTAATTTATTGCAGAGCTGAATATCCGCTTGCAATTGTCCGCTTAAACATTGCTCTTGAGCAGGCTCGAAAAAAAGGTTACTTAGGTAAAAATATATTAGGAATTGAAGGTTTCAACCTTGATATTTATGTAAAAGAAGGTGCCGGTGCATTTGTTTGCGGTGAAGAAACAGCATTAATAGCATCCGTCGAAGGCGAAAGAGGAATGCCTCGAAAACGTCCGCCTTTTCCTGCCGCATCAGGTCTTTGGAAAAAACCTACAAACATAAATAATGTTGAAACCCTTGCAAATATTCCCTGGATTATTGATAAAGGTGCAAGTGAATATGCAAAATACGGAACTGAAAAAAGCAAAGGAACAAAAGTATTTGCTTTAACCGGAAAAATCAATCACGGCGGATTGGTTGAAGTTCCGATGGGAATGACAATTCACGACATTGTGTTCAAACTCGGAGGCGGAATTCAAGATGGGAAAGAATTTAAAGCCGTTCAACTCGGCGGACCTTCCGGAGGTTGTATTCCCGCAAATCTTGACAATACAATTGTAGATTACGATTCTGTTAATGCAACCGGAGCAATTATGGGTTCCGGTGGAATGGTTGTTATGGACGAATCAACCTGTATGGTTGATATGGCTCGCTTTTTTCTTGATTTCACACAAAAAGAGTCTTGCGGGAAATGTACTTTTTGTCGCATAGGAACAAAAAGAATGCTTGAGATTCTTACAAAAATAACCGAAGGAGAAGGACAAGAAGGAGACATTGAAAAATTGGAAGAATTATCATATCAAATTAAAGACGGTTCTTTATGCGGACTCGGACAAACAGCTCCGAACCCTGTTCTTACGACTATAAAATATTTCAGGCACGAATATGAAGCACACATAAAAGAAAAAAGATGCCCTGCTGCAAATTGTACAAAACTGCTGACCTATGAGGTTATTTCCGATTTATGTACCGGCTGTACAGCTTGTGCCGTAAATTGCCCGACTGATGCAATCGACGGAGAACGAAAAGAAATTCATTTTATCAGACAAGATGCTTGTATAAATTGCGGAATGTGCTTCTCAAAATGTAACTTTGATGCAATTAAAGTGTATTAG